From the genome of Phaeodactylum tricornutum CCAP 1055/1 chromosome 13, whole genome shotgun sequence, one region includes:
- a CDS encoding predicted protein, whose amino-acid sequence MSAVISGRFLVQGDRNRHRGRLLDPSPLLISTEPLSFWGGIDPLSGIVIDSTHPLAGQSVTDTILCLPSGRGSCTASQVLLELILNGIAPRAIVLRDVDGLAAVGALIAQEVFLEASMDILHIGKEGYHAILCSSNSHGVISSNGELALSRDVESLTRTVFKPHTIVKKAIDASNLSFTNEEQKMLEDCDSEAAQMALRVLFHYAHMTSPPNTVPTYLKVTKAHIDGCTYIGPGGLAFCQRLVKAKGHVSVPTTLNSMSADRQRWQVLGVPTKYAHNAIALGDAYLQLGCLHSFTCAPYILNNPPTLGEHLVWGESNAVVYANSVLGARTEKYADYLDICCAIAGMVPAAGVHLEENRRPRIVLDATPLVESLDLALVDLDMFFPLLGHLCGSLSDGNVPILLGLEPLSSSISLDHLKSFCAAFGTTASSPLIHISKVTPEAQDEGIVKAWIQACGDKTETISTRQLRKTFEKLDGDRDGDGKVNLIALGNPHLSVSECRDLVNLIELPHISNNHKVKHPEVRVIACMARSLQLIAEEAGYVGKLRDFGVEFINDTCWCMLLDEPVIPIDPSSKILTNSGKYAHYGPGLTSRKFRFGSTSDCVQAAFTGVYPNKVFSDVSPSSWLMSRPQIMQRRTFKTSIHSIQRIVLLLR is encoded by the coding sequence ATGTCGGCCGTGATATCCGGTCGGTTCCTCGTGCAGGGAGACCGCAATCGCCATCGTGGCCGTCTCCTAGATCCTTCCCCTCTTCTGATATCGACGGAGCCACTTTCTTTCTGGGGAGGTATTGATCCCTTGTCCGGAATTGTGATTGACTCGACCCATCCATTGGCCGGACAGTCCGTCACTGATACAATACTCTGTCTACCCTCGGGTCGTGGGTCCTGTACCGCATCTCAGGTACTACTGGAGCTTATTCTCAATGGCATTGCTCCTCGTGCAATTGTCCTACGTGATGTCGACGGATTAGCTGCGGTGGGGGCTTTGATTGCACAGGAGGTTTTCCTGGAGGCTTCAATGGATATTCTGCACATAGGAAAGGAAGGATATCATGCGATACTTTGTTCGTCAAACTCGCACGGTGTGATATCTTCAAACGGGGAGCTTGCTCTAAGTAGAGACGTCGAATCGCTTACCCGGACGGTATTCAAGCCGCATACTATAGTAAAAAAAGCAATTGATGCGTCCAATCTGTCATTTACTAACGAAGAACAAAAAATGTTGGAAGATTGTGACTCTGAAGCAGCACAAATGGCGCTACGGGTCCTATTTCACTATGCCCACATGACGAGCCCCCCGAATACAGTACCGACATATTTGAAAGTCACCAAAGCGCACATTGATGGATGTACGTATATTGGCCCGGGAGGTCTCGCCTTTTGCCAACGCCTTGTCAAAGCCAAAGGCCATGTTTCTGTTCCCACCACCCTTAATTCTATGTCGGCTGATCGTCAACGCTGGCAAGTCTTGGGTGTGCCGACGAAATATGCCCACAATGCGATTGCGTTGGGTGACGCTTACCTGCAGCTGGGCTGTTTGCACTCTTTCACGTGTGCACCCTATATTTTGAACAATCCACCCACGCTTGGTGAGCATTTGGTATGGGGCGAAAGCAATGCGGTTGTTTACGCCAATTCTGTTTTAGGTGCACGAACGGAAAAGTACGCAGACTATCTAGATATTTGCTGCGCTATCGCAGGGATGGTACCTGCCGCCGGAGTTCATCTAGAAGAAAATCGACGCCCTAGGATTGTTCTGGACGCGACACCTTTGGTAGAATCGCTTGACCTGGCACTTGTAGACTTGGACATGTTTTTCCCTCTTCTGGGTCACTTATGCGGATCCCTCTCTGATGGAAACGTTCCTATTCTTTTGGGATTAGAGCCACTGTCTAGCTCCATCAGTCTAGACCATTTAAAATCGTTTTGTGCGGCGTTCGGCACAACTGCATCGTCTCCACTAATTCATATTTCCAAAGTAACGCCAGAAGCTCAGGATGAGGGAATTGTAAAAGCCTGGATCCAAGCGTGCGGAGATAAGACTGAAACGATATCGACTAGACAGTTGCGCAAGACTTTTGAGAAGCTCGATGGAGATCGCGATGGAGATGGGAAGGTCAATCTTATAGCTCTTGGAAATCCTCACTTATCTGTATCAGAATGCAGAGACTTGGTCAATCTTATCGAACTACCGCATATTTCTAACAATCATAAGGTCAAGCATCCCGAAGTCCGTGTGATTGCTTGTATGGCTAGGTCTCTTCAGTTGATAGCGGAGGAAGCAGGGTATGTGGGAAAGCTTCGTGACTTTGGGGTTGAATTCATCAATGATACGTGCTGGTGCATGCTCCTCGATGAGCCTGTGATCCCGATCGATCCCAGCTCTAAAATTTTGACGAACAGTGGCAAATATGCGCATTATGGACCCGGTCTTACTTCCCGCAAGTTTCGTTTTGGGAGTACGAGTGATTGCGTGCAGGCAGCTTTCACCGGCGTGTATCCCAACAAGGTATTTTCGGATGTTTCTCCCAGCAGTTGGTTGATGAGTAGACCTCAGATAATGCAGCGACGGACGTTCAAGACGTCGATCCATAGCATTCAGAGGATCGTGTTACTTCTAAGATAA
- a CDS encoding predicted protein — translation MSEENKAENTNQPISAMDSPTREDGVQTGEGRVSFKSNIDDILFSDESPSSPSSAGGAGDVAIDGFKSTSSLVNRILNEDESQSESMSITGESPGTPSRRVRSVQFALDAPSVASNLDDATEEQLLKRIAKMQDIITQTQIDWSGEKALRKRKDKNLVKLAKELQKRATDLEVKDKQIAKMTSMVNNISDQYKLADTNLTRSEGKYRAAMMEVEARFANVQMQHRSTCNDLEQRYRTAC, via the exons ATGAGCGAGGAAAACAAGGCAGAAAATACGAATCAGCCGATCTCGGCAATGGATTCTCCAACAAGAGAGGACGGTGTTCAGACTGGCGAGGGCAGAGTCAGCTTCAAAAGCAACATTGACGATATCTTGTTCTCTGATGAAAGTCCATCGTCGCCGAGCTCCGCTGGAGGAGCTGGAGATGTTGCAATTGACGGCTTCAAATCCACTTCTTCATTGGTAAACCGAATTTTGAATGAAGACGAATCTCAATCCGAGTCAATGTCGATTACTGGAGAATCCCCAGGAACTCCCTCTCGTAGGGTACGATCCGTTCAGTTCGCTCTGGATGCACCGAGCGTAGCGTCAAATTTGGACGACGCTACGGAGGAGCAGCTTCTGAAGCGCATTGCCAAGATGCAAGACATCATCACTCAGACCCAAATTGACTGGTCGGGGGAAAAGGCACTCCGGAAACGCAAAGATAAGAATCTAGTCAAGCTTGCGAAAGAATTGCAGAAACGAGCAACGGATCTGGAGGTAAAAGACAAACAGATAGCCAAG ATGACGTCTATGGTCAATAACATTTCCGACCAGTACAAGCTTGCGGATACGAACCTAACCCGGTCGGAAGGAAAGTATCGAGCTGCCATGATGGAGGTGGAAGCGCGCTTTGCCAATGTTCAAATGCAGCACCGATCAACATGTAATGATTTGGAGCAACGATACCGAACTGCATGC
- a CDS encoding diaminopimelate decarboxylase (Pyridoxal-dependent decarboxylases acting on ornithine, lysine, arginine and related substrates can be classified into two different families on the basis of sequence similarities.; DAP decarboxylase), which translates to MRMSTAALLCSVYTAGSTAAFAPALLTRRYSSSSSTLSATTNPLQSIFLTPETAKACIDAAGGTPLYAYSIDKLEEAADACLAFPNAYGLTVRYAMKACPNASILKYFHSKNIHVDASSGFEVRRAMDAGVPAENISLSTQELPEDFAALVDMGVKLNACSVSQLERFGEHYAGKGAKVGVRVNPGVGSGGFSASTTGFSKTNVGGPSSSFGIWHELVTDGTVPDIVERYGLEVERIHTHIGSGSDPEIWQQVATKSLSFCKVFPTVKTMNLGGGYKVGRNKGEVTTDLQKIGKPVADAFKKFAEKEGRELQMEIEPGTYLVAMAGALVSKVQDKVHTTGENSHTFLKLDAGMTDVLRPSLYGAVHPITILPGSGNSADVGDETESVVVVGHCCESGDLMTPAPGEPEQLAEQELRAAAVGDILVMDGSGAYCSGMSTKNYNSFPEAPEVLVDKAGKAHLIRKRQTLSQIYENEISVEGVF; encoded by the coding sequence ATGAGAATGTCTACTGCTGCTCTGCTCTGCTCAGTTTACACAGCCGGAAGCACTGCCGCGTTTGCTCCCGCTTTGCTTACGCGGCGATActcctcgtcatcatcgaccTTGTCTGCTACGACGAATCCGTTACAGTCTATCTTTTTGACGCCCGAAACTGCCAAGGCCTGCATTGATGCCGCCGGTGGGACACCTCTGTACGCGTACAGTATCGACAAGCTGGAGGAAGCCGCCGATGCCTGTCTAGCTTTTCCCAACGCGTACGGACTGACGGTACGCTACGCCATGAAAGCCTGTCCCAACGCGTCCATTCTCAAGTATTTTCACTCGAAAAATATTCACGTTGACGCATCTTCCGGTTTCGAAGTACGCCGGGCGATGGATGCCGGTGTTCCGGCCGAAAATATCTCCCTGAGTACGCAGGAGTTGCCCGAAGACTTTGCGGCACTGGTTGATATGGGTGTCAAGCTCAATGCTTGTTCCGTCTCGCAGCTAGAGCGGTTCGGTGAGCACTATGCTGGAAAAGGTGCGAAGGTGGGCGTCCGAGTGAATCCGGGAGTGGGGTCGGGAGGCTTCTCCGCGAGTACCACTGGATTCAGTAAAACTAATGTCGGCGGACCGAGCAGTTCGTTCGGGATTTGGCACGAACTCGTCACCGATGGAACCGTCCCAGATATCGTGGAAAGGTACGGTTTGGAAGTGGAACGTATTCATACACATATTGGATCAGGTAGTGATCCGGAGATTTGGCAGCAAGTTGCCACCAAATCCTTGTCCTTTTGCAAGGTGTTTCCCACCGTCAAAACCATGAATCTTGGTGGCGGCTACAAGGTGGGACGCAACAAGGGCGAAGTTACGACAGATTTGCAGAAAATCGGGAAGCCTGTGGCGGATGCCTTTAAAAAGTTCGCGGAAAAGGAAGGCCGGGAATTGCAAATGGAAATTGAGCCCGGAACTTATCTCGTGGCCATGGCTGGAGCACTCGTCTCCAAGGTCCAAGACAAGGTTCACACCACCGGAGAGAATAGCCACACCTTCTTGAAGCTTGATGCCGGCATGACGGACGTCTTGCGCCCGAGCTTGTATGGTGCCGTGCATCCTATTACGATTCTGCCCGGGTCGGGAAATTCTGCCGACGTTGGCGATGAAACCGAATCTGTAGTGGTGGTTGGACATTGTTGTGAATCAGGGGACCTCATGACTCCGGCCCCGGGTGAGCCGGAACAACTAGCGGAACAAGAACTTCGTGCGGCAGCGGTAGGTGATATTCTAGTGATGGATGGCTCTGGGGCGTACTGCTCCGGCATGTCGACGAAGAACTACAACAGCTTTCCCGAAGCACCAGAAGTGTTGGTGGACAAGGCAGGCAAGGCACACTTGATCCGTAAACGACAAACCCTGAGTCAAATTTACGAGAACGAAATCTCCGTAGAAGGCGTGTTTTAA
- a CDS encoding predicted protein (Precise function unknown. Contains N-terminal targeting peptide and ankyrin domain proximal to C-terminus.; Ankyrin-repeat-containing gene of unknownn function) has translation MRYVLPFVLLPAILQRQSIGAEVAIDASGTIEKIVTNAAGTTDDDQQALLIRNGVGVDVSWPTHHEAESLKLYSERYDTFLNGCVARYGADTCIGSEQDRIAMNRRQPSYMKNFTYAGYAMVETPRVVMDILTSFFEKYSDDDWKAEDWEAGDTYVNHWEVETQLLDIGHPEKGLSSEKQQTLLRELQNVLTRWSGVELMATSMYGIRSYLGGSTLAPHVDRLPLVISAIVNVAQDVYQPWPLEVIGHDGIAVNITIEPGTMILYESHSVIHGRPYPLEGSFYANLFAHFEPIGYTQRLSAEMDSGPMRKSAQELFEDALESRQRKADLEEGERSHGNRQPVPTIPPYLYPGTEEESRWKQEFTFHRDSSSGDKQKSARTEGVQDAHIVAANGNMVQLKELKERDPQSLHTADSNGWKPIHEAARGGNTEVLDFLITDGADPNERTNEGKGASPLWWAEHFLHNDHPAIRLLRRNGAVAIGPNQ, from the exons ATGAGATATGTACTTCCTTTCGTACTGCTTCCAGCGATACTACAACGTCAATCAATTGGAGCGGAAGTTGCAATTGACGCCAGCGGCACGATCGAAAAAATTGTAACGAACGCTGCCGGTACAACCGATGACGACCAACAGGCATTGTTGATTCGCAACGGCGTGGGCGTCGACGTGTCCTGGCCTACACATCACGAAGCAGAATCATTGAAATTGTATTCGGAAAGATACGATACATTTTTGAACGGCTGTGTTGCTCGGTACGGTGCCGATACTTGTATCGGCAGCGAACAAGACCGTATCGCCATGAACCGACGGCAACCGAGCTACATGAAGAACTTTACGTACGCTGGCTACGCCATGGTGGAAACTCCGCGAGTAGTAATGGACATCTTGACTTCGTTTTTCGAAAAGTACTCCGATGACGATTGGAAAGCTGAGGACTGGGAAGCAGGTGATACCTATGTGAATCATTGGGAAGTGGAAACTCAACTTTTAGATATAGGTCATCCGGAGAAAGGACTTTCTTCTGAAAAACAACAGACTCTTCTGAGAGAACTCCAGAATGTATTGACGCGATGGAGTGGAGTCGAGCTGATGGCTACGTCGATGTACGGAATTCGGTCTTACTTGGGGGGGAGCACTTTGGCACCCCACGTGGACCGTTTGCCGTTGGTAATATCAGCTATTGTCAACGTGGCACAAGATGTTTATCAGCCTTGGCCTCTCGAAGTAATCGGACACGACGGTATTGCCGTCAATATAACCATTGAACCAGGTACCATGATTTTGTACGAAAGTCACTCGGTCATACATGGGAGACCGTATCCATTGGAGGGGAG CTTTTATGCCAATTTGTTTGCACATTTTGAACCGATCGGGTATACACAACGGCTGTCGGCAGAAATGGACAGCGGTCCCATGCGCAAGTCGGCACAAGAACTTTTTGAGGATGCTCTCGAATCAAGACAGCGCAAAGCTGATCTAGAAGAAGGTGAACGGAGTCACGGGAACCGACAACCAGTACCGACTATTCCGCCTTACCTTTATCCCGGCACAGAGGAAGAATCACGGTGGAAACAGGAATTTACTTTTCATAGGGATTCCTCTTCCGGGGACAAACAGAAGTCGGCTCGCACCGAAGGTGTCCAGGATGCGCATATTGTTGCTGCCAATGGTAACATGGTACAGCTCAAGGAACTTAAAGAACGCGATCCACAAAGTTTACACACGGCTGATTCGAACGGCTGGAAACCAATCCACGAGGCGGCCCGGGGTGGGAACACAGAAGTACTGGATTTTCTAATCACTGACGGCGCGGATCCCAATGAACGCACTAATGAGGGGAAAGGAGCGTCTCCGCTATGGTGGGCGGAACACTTCCTTCACAACGATCACCCCGCCATTCGATTATTACGACGGAATGGAGCCGTAGCAATCGGACCTAATCAGTAG
- a CDS encoding predicted protein: MAPSSLVRLVKPYLYTFRSNAKFRWFGRTILDVYVSEFGSYPESYYRTAIQQGRIRVGNEKVDVAYTIRSNDVLTHTVHRHEPAVAVSQPQAPFVKVVANSETWLVVDKPGTMPVHPSGAYHLNSLLPILENTYGKLYPIHRLDRLTSGLVILGKTPEAARQLGKAIKERDSCTKLYIARVRGRFPFNCASHVPNLSSHKSYPPRYGEWSVLQDMDGKKDMKAAETSFALLKFDAKSDSSVVLCRPATGRTHQIRLHLQYLGHPIANDPNY, translated from the exons ATGGCGCCTAGTAGCCTCGTGCGACTAGTGAAGCCGTATCTATATACCTTTCGGAGTAACGCCAAATTTCGCTGGTTTGGACGAACAATTCTGGACGTTTACGTCAGCGAGTTTGGGAGTTACCCAGAGTCGTACTACCGTACGGCAATTCAACAAGGTCGTATACGGGTCGGAAACGAAAAGGTGGATGTTGCATATACTATACGATCCAACGACGTGCTAACCCATACTGTACACCGTCACGAACCGGCCGTAGCGGTGTCCCAACCGCAGGCGCCATTTGTGAAAGTTGTTGCCAATTCGGAGACTTGGCTAGTGGTGGATAAACCTGGGACAATGCCGGTGCATCCTAGTGGCGCCTACCACTTAAATTCGCTGCTACCAATTTTGGAAAATACCTACGGAAAGTTGTATCCCATCCATCGGCTCGATCGTCTAACAAGTGGCTTGGTTATCTTGGGGAAAACCCCTGAAGCTGCGAGGCAATTGGGGAAGGCAATCAAGGAAAGAGACTCTTGCACAAAACTGTACATAGCTCGAGTTCGTGGTCGTTTTCCTTTCAACTGTGCATCACACGTTCCGAACTTGTCCAGCCATAAGTCATACCCTCCACGGTATGGAGAATGGTCTGTGCTCCAAGACATGGATGGCAAAAAAGATA TGAAAGCTGCCGAGACGTCTTTTGCCTTGCTTAAGTTTGATGCCAAGTCTGACTCGAGTGTGGTATTGTGCCGACCGGCAACTGGTCGCACCCATCAAATTCGGTTACACCTACAATACTTGGGCCATCCAATCGCAAACGATCCGAATTAT
- a CDS encoding predicted protein, translating to MSFVPNPTQTNASSTPNNNGTSTSANQVVAVAAGAPAPEVSDHDLIFKIRTFDVFWVDKTALMYKDGIAKTFDKDTRKAFITIKQRSSIPIILRDMAPPEGSIFDPAKKWDEEKYRRLRATQEAAEEEAAAAAAEKDKKKKKGGEKKKSTADSIKEKNAVEKLKKDHERDLQKLSNLGTLRALQDTSCETTNGKIRRMMKMLHIAVSDLRKGEVHSSEAEVLDILWALEEMSSFQAAMNEISDEKFAKKEAKESDKSDKKSSTKKEIKKDKKPTKKDPKTEKTDKKVEKVVLSTDAQTLKNLLKEGYKDSLKYARGLLNGKESLISFQLMEMPDRLPPLSRYNRQFKLEDWQCDILQAIDDRQSAVVCAPTSSGKTLLSTYTCKNAKGTVLFVLPSEVLVWQVASTYYQFFKGNVTVCTDQITFQEVTGDAQVYIGTPKALERSISKVRGVAGEEMTKGEREFMVLDGGYHQFDYLVLDEVHTLNGPEGDALQRIIKACNCPVLALSATIGNANQLRNWFSTVRNDHIDALAVDVPEKPEEVILKEHFARFINLQRYVIAEAEGKDGKLKQKLVKLHPVAAMTPDRLKNQPELIGGLSMTPSDLMDLWKRMRAIFPSTVLEDLDDPDKFFAQYVDESKRVTLNQTKEYETRLKTRLAVLAESHPELFERLRKAQLPPPLTAKEDVSDTLYGILEQLKQSELLPAVAFQLNTYGAFNMFKTLLHRLESEQVAEFPSYRRDLIERAKKNAQMRKVAAGKASRENAAEAEEEAKQGFVDESLLQEDTTKPHDKYVLAAAGKRLGYNEVEDIIADMKKSGERVDINHALIRGLRRGIAIYTNEVGFSCYRRQVQMLAQKGRLAVVFSDDALAYGVNMPFRTCIFCGDMGDALTPLIAQQMQGRAGRRGLDVQGNILYLGMDWPYIENLMLGQISQVTGKEPRYPLIVLQQALAASNDPDDTKHFIHDDGVSPFANAVRRIQRSQHCFPTVTEEQMDWMCKTSLEDFCKGAETDHYRDMSTTVVKGLGYVHDDLTLAMDHNVLCMVWELHEYLPEAVHLCAVLEQMYIRFCYNKTKSYKESDSTQNEFLSVLLHVVDRVPAKEGEESLQQILRVSQSDDGKALNEEARAMWLETEKILCEQQALIDSLNVDESEKNKLGLIIPAANEVDNAGVPLDKGVYEMLVLKQKGFSEEQSTSRRNELKNRIVRLGQICQITHNSIQQPHGKYDALEVHFRRMFSNIKYSVADMMNQISNQEDLTEV from the exons ATGTCTTTTGTTCCCAACCCGACGCAGACTAATGCGTCTTCTACccccaacaacaatggtACTAGTACCAGCGCCAACCAGGTAGTTGCCGTTGCCGCTGGGGCACCCGCCCCAGAGGTCTCCGACCATGATCTCATCTTCAAGATCCGTACTTTCGATGTCTTTTGGGTTGACAAGACGGCGCTCATGTACAAGGATGGTATTGCCAAG ACGTTCGACAAGGATACGCGCAAGGCATTTATTACCATCAAGCAGCGTTCTTCCATTCCTATCATTCTCCGCGATATGGCGCCACCGGAGGGTTCCATCTTTGACCCTGCCAAAAAGTGGGATGAGGAAAAGTATCGCCGTCTCCGTGCGACCCAGGAAGcggcggaagaggaagcTGCCGCTGCGGCGGccgaaaaggacaagaagaaaaagaagggcggcgagaagaaaaagtcgacCGCTGATTCCATCAAAGAAAAGAACGCGGTGGAGAAGCTCAAGAAAGACCACGAACGCGATTTGCAAAAGCTCTCCAACCTCGGTACCCTACGGGCTCTCCAAGATACATCGTGCGAAACAACCAACGGAAAGATTCGCCGGATGATGAAAATGCTTCACATCGCCGTCTCCGACCTCCGTAAAGGTGAAGTTCATTCGAGCGAGGCCGAAGTTCTCGACATTCTCTGGGCATTGGAAGAAATGTCATCCTTTCAGGCGGCGATGAACGAGATCTCGGACGAAAAGTTTGCCAAGAAGGAAGCGAAAGAATCCGACAAGTCAGACAAAAAGTCTTCTACAAAAAAAGAGATTAAGAAGGACAAAAAACCGACAAAGAAGGATCCTAAAACCGAAAAGACGGACAAGAAAGTCGAGAAGGTTGTTCTTAGTACCGATGCACAGACATTGAAGAATCTACTGAAGGAAGGCTACAAGGACTCGCTAAAATACGCCCGTGGCCTCCTGAACGGGAAAGAAAGCTTGATTTCCTTTCAGTTGATGGAAATGCCGGATCGTCTTCCCCCTTTGTCTCGGTACAACCGTCAATTCAAACTTGAAGATTGGCAATGTGATATTCTCCAGGCCATTGATGATCGCCAGTCTGCCGTTGTTTGTGCGCCAACATCATCCGGAAAGACTTTGCTGAGCACGTATACATGTAAGAACGCCAAAGGTACAGTCCTTTTTGTTCTTCCCAGTGAAGTCCTGGTGTGGCAAGTTGCTTCCACGTATTATCAGTTCTTCAAAGGAAATGTCACGGTATGCACGGATCAGATAACCTTCCAAGAAGTCACCGGTGATGCACAGGTGTATATTGGAACTCCCAAAGCTTTAGAACGAAGCATCAGCAAAGTTCGAGGTGTTGCTGGAGAGGAAATGACAAAAGGTGAACGAGAGTTCATGGTATTGGATGGTGGCTATCATCAATTTGATTATTTAGTTCTTGACGAGGTCCATACCTTGAATGGGCCTGAAGGTGATGCTCTTCAGCGCATCATTAAGGCTTGTAACTGCCCGGTGCTAGCCTTGAGTGCCACTATTGGAAATGCGAATCAGCTTCGAAACTGGTTTAGTACCGTTCGCAACGATCATATCGACGCTTTGGCTGTTGATGTTCCCGAAAAGCCCGAAGAAGTCATTCTAAAGGAGCACTTCGCCCGCTTCATAAACTTACAGCGCTATGTTATTGCCGAAGCCGAAGGGAAAGATGGGAAACTTAAGCAAAAGCTTGTCAAGCTGCATCCGGTTGCGGCCATGACTCCTGATCGTCTCAAGAATCAGCCCGAATTGATTGGCGGTCTTTCCATGACTCCGTCTGATCTCATGGATTTATGGAAGCGCATGCGGGCGATCTTCCCCTCCACTGTCCTCGAAGATCTTGACGACCCGGACAAATTCTTTGCTCAATACGTTGATGAAAGCAAACGTGTCACGTTGAATCAGACAAAGGAATACGAGACTCGTCTAAAGACACGCCTTGCGGTGCTGGCTGAATCCCATCCCGAACTCTTTGAACGCCTCCGTAAGGCTCAGCTCCCCCCACCATTGACTGCGAAGGAGGATGTTAGTGACACTTTGTACGGTATTCTCGAACAGCTGAAACAGAGCGAATTGCTTCCTGCTGTTGCTTTTCAACTGAATACGTATGGAGCATTTAACATGTTCAAGACTCTCTTACATCGCTTAGAGAGTGAGCAGGTAGCAGAATTTCCGAGCTATCGCAGGGACTTGATTGAACGAGCTAAGAAAAATGCGCAGATGCGAAAAGTTGCTGCTGGAAAGGCCAGCCGCGAAAACGCAGCCGAGGCAGAGGAAGAAGCGAAACAAGGGTTTGTGGATGAGTCGCTTCTCCAAGAGGATACAACGAAACCACACGACAAATACGTTCTAGCTGCTGCAGGAAAACGTCTCGGTTACAACGAGGTCGAAGATATCATTGCCGACATGAAGAAATCTGGCGAACGCGTCGATATCAACCACGCTTTGATTCGCGGTCTTCGTCGTGGAATTGCCATCTATACAAACGAAGTTGGATTCTCATGCTATCGCCGCCAAGTGCAGATGCTTGCTCAAAAGGGCCGGTTAGCGGTTGTATTCTCTGACGATGCCCTCGCTTACGGTGTAAACATGCCGTTTCGGACTTGCATTTTCTGTGGTGATATGGGGGACGCTCTTACGCCTCTTATTGCGCAGCAGATGCAAGGTCGAGCTGGTCGACGTGGCTTGGACGTGCAGGGTAATATCTTATACCTCGGAATGGACTGGCCATACATTGAAAACCTGATGCTGGGACAGATCAGTCAAGTTACCGGTAAGGAACCTCGTTATCCTTTGATTGTTCTCCAGCAAGCTCTCGCGGCTTCCAACGATCCTGATGATACAAAGCACTTCATCCATGACGACGGAGTATCTCCTTTTGCCAATGCAGTACGTCGCATTCAGAGGAGCCAGCATTGTTTCCCGACGGTGACGGAAGAGCAGATGGATTGGATGTGTAAGACGAGCCTCGAAGACTTCTGCAAAGGGGCTGAGACAGATCACTATCGCGATATGTCGACGACTGTCGTGAAAGGGCTTGGATATGTGCACGATGACCTTACGTTGGCAATGGATCACAACGTACTTTGCATGGTTTGGGAGCTTCACGAATATTTGCCTGAGGCTGTACATCTGTGTGCCGTACTCGAACAAATGTACATTCGTTTCTGTTACAACAAGACGAAAAGCTACAAGGAAAGTGACTCGACCCAGAATGAATTTTTGTCTGTTCTTCTTCATGTCGTGGACCGTGTTCCAGCGAAAGAAGGGGAAGAATCCCTCCAGCAGATCCTACGTGTTTCACAATCTGATGATGGTAAAGCGCTGAATGAAGAAGCCCGAGCAATGTGGCTTGAAACTGAGAAGATCCTATGTGAGCAACAGGCTTTGATAGACAGTCTGAATGTTGATGAAAGTGAGAAAAACAAGCTTGGCCTCATCATTCCTGCAGCAAATGAAGTAGACAATGCTGGTGTTCCTTTGGATAAAGGCGTCTACGAAATGCTCGTTCTGAAGCAGAAGGGTTTCTCTGAAGAACAAAGTACATCGCGCAGAAACGAATTGAAGAATCGTATTGTGCGTCTGGGTCAAATTTGCCAGATTACTCACAACTCTATTCAGCAACCACACGGAAAATATGACGCTCTTGAGGTGCACTTTCGTCGTATGTTTTCTAACATCAAGTACAGCGTTGCGGATATGATGAATCAAATCTCGAACCAGGAAGATTTGACGGAAGTCTAA